A window of the Tenebrio molitor chromosome 1, icTenMoli1.1, whole genome shotgun sequence genome harbors these coding sequences:
- the LOC138133986 gene encoding nucleolar protein 58-like, protein MEIVKDFVNDQLTIYLLPVGLVIVVVILVFTFGFKSAEQPPFDKLTNDDRKQAGKKKKIKEKKTTVNGHVSTGDAKNDKSPVKDSKRSPTKETVEIQKQKDKKIESNNKQVEKNKKNEAIKNKVFEEVKNKKNIKKLLSEKPVDFDDGNWETVPTKADKKKKPDQSPAKKDKKPKKTEKAAEIEKLVKEVVNKELREKEKEVKIEKPVEEPVKTEEETIVVIEEKKEKKKEKKAKKENEKPVAEKELPVQKEVTKPKPEKVIQEEVSEEIPKLPVKEGGVAFDELGDVWEEPKVSKKSKKKARRDN, encoded by the exons atggaaattgtcAAAGATTTCGTAAATGATCAATTAACGATCTACCTGCTACCTGTGGGACTGGTCATTGTTGTGGTGATTCTAGTGTTCACGTTTGGATTTAAATCGGCAGAACAACCACCTTTCGACAAACTCACAAACGATGACCGAAAACAAGCtggaaagaagaagaaaatcaaagaaaag AAAACCACCGTTAACGGCCACGTTTCCACCGGAGATGCGAAAAATGACAAATCACCAGTAAAAGATTCCAAACGATCGCCAACAAAAGAGACTGTTGAAATTCAGAAGCAAAAGGACAAAAAAATCGAAAGCAACAACAAAcaagttgaaaaaaataagaaaaatgaaGCCATCAAGAATAAAGTATTTGAAGAAGTGAAGAATAAGAAGAACATTAAGAAATTGTTGAGCGAAAAACCGGTAGATTTTGACGATGGCAATTGGGAAACGGTTCCTACCAAAGccgacaaaaagaaaaagcctGATCAGAGTCCGGCAAAGAAAGACAAGAAGCCAAAAAAAACCGAGAAAgctgccgaaatcgaaaaactAGTGAAAGAAgttgttaataaagaattacgcgaaaaagaaaaagaggTTAAAATTGAGAAACCTGTAGAAGAGCCAGTCAAAACCGAAGAAGAAACTATTGTTGTAATCGAAgagaagaaagaaaagaaaaaggaaaagaaagCCAAAAAAGAGAACGAGAAACCGGTAGCGGAAAAGGAGCTACCGGTTCAGAAAGAGGTCACCAAACCTAAACCTGAAAAAGTGATTCAAGAAGAAGTTAGCGAAGAAATTCCCAAACTTCCTGTGAAAGAAGGGGGAGTTGCATTTGATGAGCTCGGTG ATGTGTGGGAAGAACCGAAAGTTTCGAAGAAAAGTAAGAAAAAAGCTCGTAGAGATAACTAG
- the LOC138133961 gene encoding RNA-binding region-containing protein 3-like: MVCEDILKVKNLPKELTDAEKEEFLKHFGASKVKVITSKNRQRSVVYARFDSKDVAREVLFRLHQAFVLKNRLCVEYAVHDIGLPKIKKVEQANSNNKEYFKSFVTKLNSFNHSVEFQQPPPPHLKYVYPKANRLTINNIGHALATVPKFYTQVLHLMNRMNLPPPFAVPDPLRQRLPQQPVQQKNVNHPPSAKPAESSSESELESDEESKTKEIIPQKRVFPQKKSVKRPKFIKPNAAVPSTNTKHERTEDVFEKADITGQRKIELKVSTSALEPKHDETEQVGIIQSSAGNTEEQITSDKDDKTVISAEELAANQIPEKDLDVLPVFKNYHPGAPTCRLYIKNIAKNAELKDLEYIYNRYKTEGTEEKPSSFDIRLMQEGRMKGQAFITLGSIEIAQKALKETNAYILKDKPLVVVYARSAPSKK, translated from the coding sequence ATGGTGTGTGAAgacattttaaaagtaaaaaatttgccAAAAGAGTTGACAGATGCCGAAAAGGAAGAGTTTCTGAAACATTTTGGAGCTTCAAAAGTGAAGGTTATAACATCAAAGAATCGTCAGAGATCCGTAGTGTACGCAAGATTTGATTCAAAAGATGTCGCAAGAGAAGTATTATTTCGCCTGCATCAAgcgtttgttttaaaaaatcggTTATGTGTGGAATACGCAGTTCACGACATTGGGTTgcctaaaattaaaaaggtTGAGCAAGCTAACAGCAACAACAAAGAATACTTTAAGTCATTTGTCACCAAACTAAATTCATTTAACCATTCAGTGGAATTTCAACAGCCTCCTCCACCTCatctaaaatatgtataccCAAAGGCAAATCGcttgacaataaataatattggTCATGCTTTAGCCACTGTGCCAAAATTTTATACACAAGTGTTACATTTGATGAATAGAATGAATTTGCCACCACCTTTTGCAGTGCCAGATCCCTTGCGTCAACGATTACCACAGCAACCAgtccaacaaaaaaatgtcaatcaTCCGCCTTCAGCAAAGCCAGCAGAAAGCTCTTCAGAATCTGAGCTAGAAAGTGATGAAGAGTCAAAAACTAAAGAAATAATTCCACAGAAACGTGTTTTCCCCCAGAAAAAGTCTGTTAAAAGACCAAAGTTTATAAAACCAAATGCAGCCGTTCCATCTACTAATACAAAACATGAGAGAACtgaagatgtttttgaaaaGGCTGATATTACAGGTCAACGTAAAATAGAGCTTAAAGTGTCAACATCAGCACTGGAACCAAAACATGATGAAACAGAACAAGTAGGGATTATTCAGTCTAGTGCTGGCAATACAGAGGAGCAAATCACCAGTGATAAGGATGATAAAACTGTCATTTCTGCAGAGGAATTGGCTGCAAATCAAATTCCTGAGAAGGACCTTGATGTGTTACCTGTTTTTAAGAATTATCATCCAGGAGCACCAACATGCAGAttatatattaaaaatattgctaAAAATGCTGAACTGAAAGATTTAGAGTATATTTACAACAGATATAAGACTGAAGGCACTGAGGAGAAGCCAAGTAGTTTCGATATAAGGCTCATGCAAGAGGGGAGAATGAAGGGTCAAGCTTTCATTACTCTTGGTTCAATAGAAATTGCACAAAAAGCATTGAAAGAAACCAATGCTTATATATTGAAGGATAAACCTCTAGTAGTTGTGTATGCTAGATCAGCgccttcaaaaaaataa
- the LOC138133969 gene encoding mitochondrial thiamine pyrophosphate carrier-like, which translates to MVGYNSGSEKLSQLDFAFAGGASGFITRMICQPLDVLKIRFQLQVEPITKNTISKYHSIIHATRLIIQEEGVKALWKGHVPAQVLSVTYGIAQFWSFEVFTKEVSKLNISPNFTPIANFACGAVAGCSATLASFPFDVVRTRLVAQSEKHRVYSGTLEAFTSILKNEGFLVLYRGILPTFIQVAPHAGTQFMCYKVFNNIYKYATNSTTTSLLNSLISGSLAGLCAKTVVYPLDLAKKRMQIQGFEKGRLVFGEFFKCKGLNDCLFRIYEIEGFYGLFKGLSPSLVKAVFTTALHFSSYEMICQFLQNTKT; encoded by the exons ATGGTAGGATACAATTCTGGGTCTGAAAAATTgtcacaattagattttgctTTCGCCGGTGGTGCATCGGGTTTTATAACAAGAATGATCTGTCAACCTTTAGATGTTctaaaaattagatttcaacTTCAAGTGGAaccaattacaaaaaatacaatatcaaAATATCATTCTATAATTCATGCAACTAGGTTAATTATACAAGAAGAGGGAGTTAAAGCTCTTTGGAAAGGACACGTTCCAGCTCAAGTATTGTCTGTAACTTATGGAATTGCGCAGTTCTGGTCATTTGAAGTTTTTACTAAAGAAGTTTCTAAGTTAAATATATCTCCTAATTTTACCCCTATCGCAAATTTTGCATGTGGTGCAGTTGCAG GTTGCTCAGCAACATTAGCATCTTTTCCTTTTGATGTTGTTAGGACCAGACTTGTTGCTCAGAGTGAAAAACATAGAGTATACTCGGGTACCTTAGAAGCTTTCACAtcaattttaaagaatgaagGGTTTTTAGTATTATACAGGGGAATTTTGCCTACTTTTATTCAGGTAGCTCCCCATGCAGGAACACAATTCATGTGCTACAAAGTATTTaacaacatttataaatatgcGACAAATTCAACAACCACATCATTATTAAATAGTCTAATATCAGGAAGCTTGGCTGGCTTGTGTGCCAAAACTGTAGTCTACCCCTTGGATTTGGCCAAAAAAAGAATGCAAATTCAGGGTTTTGAAAAAGGGCGTCTTGTTTTTGgagaatttttcaaatgtaaaGGACTCAACGATTGCCTGTTTCGAATCTATGAAATTGAAGGGTTTTATGGACTTTTTAAAGGTTTAAGTCCCAGTCTGGTCAAAGCTGTTTTCACGACAGCACTCCATTTTAGTAGTTACGAAATGATTTGTcagtttttacaaaatacaaaaacttgA
- the LOC138133996 gene encoding uncharacterized protein isoform X2 produces the protein MLVWLNLTHEIIFHPIKKSGTLRLITDPPSRQNDKFSTAEYPYVRGNGNNLGYDEERLPYNHRCSERLENALDQIRRRQIAKQKTLHLNGYSLHQQLRSAPYDMYVTDMRVRLPSSSGWVRVDRCRFNPRNSTLETRLLFNDLTISGKVNLFSGDMLQRAPVDPNPEDSCSMILRLRRAGIGFHTEPIRRERGQFNVKTDSHFLEPGFISVYAYGCEPRLREHRRGFRDEEENEELSREMEDIFLKGIRSLLTSYMQKELQPAIKETLMRNMGYTISYG, from the exons ATGCTCGTATGGTTGAATCTTACACACGAGATAATATTTCATCCAATTAAAAAGAGTGGAACCTTAAGATTAATTACag ATCCCCCAAGTAGGCAGAACGACAAATTTTCCACGGCTGAATACCCATACGTTCGCGGAAACGGAAATAACCTCGGTTACGACGAAGAGCGCCTTCCTTACAACCACCGATGCTCCGAACGACTCGAAAACGCTTTGGATCAAATTCGTCGTCGGCAAATTGCCAAACAGAAGACACTCCACCTAAATGGATATTCGCTCCATCAGCAGCTTCGCTCCGCTCCGTACGACATGTACGTAACCGACATGCGGGTCCGATTGCCCTCTTCAAGCGGCTGGGTCCGAGTGGACCGATGCAGGTTTAACCCTAGAAATTCAACTCTGGAGACCAGATTACTGTTCAATGATCTCACAATTAGCGGCAAGGTGAATTTGTTCAGCGGAGATATGCTACAAAGAGCACCCGTTGATCCTAATCCGGAGGATTCTTGCAGCATGATTCTGCGGCTAAGGAGGGCGGGCATTGG ATTTCACACTGAACCTATACGACGGGAGAGGGGTCAGTTTAACGTCAAAACCGATTCACATTTTCTTGAGCCCGGATTCATTAGCGTGTACGCCTACGGATGTGAACCCAGACTCAGAGAACATCGTCGTGGCTTCAGAGATgaagaagaaaatgaagaactATCAAGGGAAATGGAAGATATATTTCTTAAAGGAATCAGGTCCCTGTTGACGTCATACATGCAGAAAGAACTACAGCCTGCTATCAAAGAAACCCTCATGAGAAACATGGGTTACACAATTTCGTACGGTTGA
- the LOC138133996 gene encoding uncharacterized protein isoform X1, which produces MYLQMWMLFLWALSFTDIAVTILAEDATTLVDSHDPPSRQNDKFSTAEYPYVRGNGNNLGYDEERLPYNHRCSERLENALDQIRRRQIAKQKTLHLNGYSLHQQLRSAPYDMYVTDMRVRLPSSSGWVRVDRCRFNPRNSTLETRLLFNDLTISGKVNLFSGDMLQRAPVDPNPEDSCSMILRLRRAGIGFHTEPIRRERGQFNVKTDSHFLEPGFISVYAYGCEPRLREHRRGFRDEEENEELSREMEDIFLKGIRSLLTSYMQKELQPAIKETLMRNMGYTISYG; this is translated from the exons ATGTATCTCCAGATGTGGATGCTGTTCCTTTGGGCTTTGAGCTTTACTGATATTGCGGTGACTATTTTGGCCGAAGATGCGACCACCCTCGTTGATTCTCATG ATCCCCCAAGTAGGCAGAACGACAAATTTTCCACGGCTGAATACCCATACGTTCGCGGAAACGGAAATAACCTCGGTTACGACGAAGAGCGCCTTCCTTACAACCACCGATGCTCCGAACGACTCGAAAACGCTTTGGATCAAATTCGTCGTCGGCAAATTGCCAAACAGAAGACACTCCACCTAAATGGATATTCGCTCCATCAGCAGCTTCGCTCCGCTCCGTACGACATGTACGTAACCGACATGCGGGTCCGATTGCCCTCTTCAAGCGGCTGGGTCCGAGTGGACCGATGCAGGTTTAACCCTAGAAATTCAACTCTGGAGACCAGATTACTGTTCAATGATCTCACAATTAGCGGCAAGGTGAATTTGTTCAGCGGAGATATGCTACAAAGAGCACCCGTTGATCCTAATCCGGAGGATTCTTGCAGCATGATTCTGCGGCTAAGGAGGGCGGGCATTGG ATTTCACACTGAACCTATACGACGGGAGAGGGGTCAGTTTAACGTCAAAACCGATTCACATTTTCTTGAGCCCGGATTCATTAGCGTGTACGCCTACGGATGTGAACCCAGACTCAGAGAACATCGTCGTGGCTTCAGAGATgaagaagaaaatgaagaactATCAAGGGAAATGGAAGATATATTTCTTAAAGGAATCAGGTCCCTGTTGACGTCATACATGCAGAAAGAACTACAGCCTGCTATCAAAGAAACCCTCATGAGAAACATGGGTTACACAATTTCGTACGGTTGA